From the genome of Adhaeribacter pallidiroseus:
GTCCGTTACGTAGATTTTACCGGCTAAAGTTTGACTGGTTACCCGCTGACTATCCTGGTTTATGAAACTAAAATCCGGAATCTGGTGATAGATTGTATCGGTTATGGTTTGGCCGTTAACTATGCGTTGTTCCGTTTCTCTTTCTCCCAAAATGGGCAAACGGTTTGAGGTAGTATGTGTTTGGGAACAGCTGAAAAGTAGCCCAGCCCAAAGCAAAAAGCAGGCTGGGTTCCTCAAAAATTTTAATTTATGTTTTACGTGTTGTTGCATTACTTGAATGTATTTTTTTCCGTGTTGGCCAAGGCGCTGGTTACTTGTTTTTTTACTTGGTTAATTTTAAATAATTGATCCTCTAAATAAATACTGGCATTTTCAGGTGATAAATCCGCCGGATTTTTATACTGATGCATCCAATTCATCATGGCTGCATCGGCCTTCCTTAAATCGGTAATTTGATTTTGAATAAGCTTTGTATCCATGTGCGTAGAATCAGCTTTTTGGAGATAAGCTTTTAATTTACGCTGCCTTTGGTTTATTTTATCCATTTGGCTCATGACTGCATCGTGCTGGGTGAGAACTTGTTCTTCCAGTTGTTTGAGTTTTTCTTTTTCAGATAAGGAGCAAGAAAAAAAACTTATCAGGAATATTAAACTAAAGGCGTAATGCTTCATAACCATTACTTACTTTTAATTAAATACTTGGTCTGGTTAAAGTTATAACTAAACCCAAGTACTAAACGGCCGGCACTAGCCGGATGACCTGTATCTTCTTCGTAAATCGGAAGCTGAAAAGCTAGATTTACGCCAGCGTTTTTGTAATAAATATCCAGGCCCGGACCCAGTAAAGCATTATTCATTTTGTGTTCGCCAGTGAGTTCGCCGTTAAATTTTTCCCCTTGGGTATACTCGTAAAAAAATTGCACCGAAGGATTCATGTTCCAGTTTGGGTTGACATTGTAGCGGTAAAATAAATTGGCAAAGTGAGCCGAACTGTTGGCAATACTTTCCTTATAATAATTTTGGCCGTTTAGTTTATAACTGGAGTTAATGCTTAAGCCAAATTTCTTGTAGCCGGCAATGTAGTTCACATACCCAAAATAATCGACGCTACCCGTACCGGTTTGGTACAACAAAGGTTGCCGGGAACCTTCGGCGTTGGTACGGTAATAATGGCCGGTGGGTAGTTTTAAACCACCCCCGAGTACTAAACGCTGCTGCACGCCGGCTACTTCAATTTTACGTAACACATGCACGCCCGCAAATAAATTAATATCGCCTAAACCAGCCAAAGTAGTGCGGCTTTGGTTGTACTGCGTAGTATTCTGCACGTATGGCACAAAGGCATTTAACTCTACTCGCTGATGAATAAAATATTTCGCCCGGATTTCCGTAGCCCGGTACACTTCAAAATCCGTTGGATTGCCATTGTGGCTGTGCGAGCCAGAACCACTATCCGGTCCGCCAGTTAAAATACCAGCGCCTTTCGGAAAAAAGTGGGAGCTCTGATTAGCGCTTTGGTACCCATTAAAGCTTCGGTAGCGGTGCAATACGCCCAGGCTGCTTTGATTATCGTAAGGCGTGATGCCCATAAAACAACCGCATATATCGCAAGCCCAACTGACCGAATTTTTTAAAATTAAAAGGAGGAACAGGTAAATAATTTTCTTCATAATCAACTTAAAAAGGATCCGTAAAACGGGAATCAGTGATAAACTTTTTATCGGTTAACGCTTCCAGAAAGCTTAGCAACGCCTGCTTTTCTGCCTCCGAAAGCGAGATACCTGGTTGCGCCTTTGCCAGAACCGGATCCAGAGTAGCCGATTTTTTTACGCCTTGCCGGTAATGATCTAATACCTGACTTAAAGTTCGGAACCGGCCATCGTGCATGTAGGGCGCACTTAGGGCAACGTTGCGTAAACTGGGTACTTTAAACTTACCCGCATCCGCCGCCTCTTGGGTAATCATTTGCCGGCCCGCATCTTTCTTAAAATCTGTATCTAACCCGTTGTTGCGGAACGAGAGGTCGGTAAATAAACCAGGAGTATGGCAGGTAGCGCATTTATTTTGAAAAACGACTAAACCTTGTACCTGTAAAGTTGAAAGCACATCGGTTTTACCTTGCACGTAATAATCGTAAGGCGCGGAAACGGAAACAAACTGCCCCATAAACTGCGCCATAGCCCGGAATAATTGCTGACTGTTAATGCTATCCTGGTGAAAAACCTTGTTAAAAGCGGTTACATATTGCGGATTACGGTTTAGTTTCCGGATAACGTTACTTAAACTTTCGCCCATTTCAATTGGGTTCGTTATAGGAGATAGCGGTACCAGTTCCAGGTGCGTAACTCCCCCATCCCAGAAAAAAGATTTATCCCACCGCAGATTAGTTAAACTCGGGGTGTTGCGCGTCCCCAATTGGTCCTGAATGCCGTGGCTTACGGTA
Proteins encoded in this window:
- a CDS encoding cytochrome-c peroxidase produces the protein MPEILGLNKKRCIVLLAIFLNFLAGCYPDPEVPTAVDLQKNPVHFPPPVYLFTENEPTQAGFELGRQLFYDPLLSRDGTVSCGSCHKQFAGFADLDHTVSHGIQDQLGTRNTPSLTNLRWDKSFFWDGGVTHLELVPLSPITNPIEMGESLSNVIRKLNRNPQYVTAFNKVFHQDSINSQQLFRAMAQFMGQFVSVSAPYDYYVQGKTDVLSTLQVQGLVVFQNKCATCHTPGLFTDLSFRNNGLDTDFKKDAGRQMITQEAADAGKFKVPSLRNVALSAPYMHDGRFRTLSQVLDHYRQGVKKSATLDPVLAKAQPGISLSEAEKQALLSFLEALTDKKFITDSRFTDPF